Proteins encoded together in one Carya illinoinensis cultivar Pawnee chromosome 3, C.illinoinensisPawnee_v1, whole genome shotgun sequence window:
- the LOC122303500 gene encoding ubiquitin carboxyl-terminal hydrolase 27 isoform X1: MRIEGGVSLNTILRCFRHGFRTLSHVNWVSASGFQVAALLGVVGLILAIRDGKAGDLSSLFSERTSRTEKLRLVPGLQNLGNNCFLNVILQALASCLYFQPFLQKVIEECELLEDEGQVAILPLTASLATLLEELCEVGGGRVVLSPRKLMMAMAHYIPNFNLTTQQDAAEAFLYLLSSLREEFSDCYLPNQCSLVDVSASSRRILIPKLREDWSEQERWQQHFLGPFDGILGSILTCQSCSSQISLSFESFHSLPLSPVFANGATIMVGCTLEDCLKQFIIAEHIENYHCSHCWHVAGIKYLSSIEANETEIEKLRRCSEQENCDCRRVLHLATLPWSNKFSYTLKQLSIARSPKILCIHLKRVSINMFGEPVKLQGHISFPLILDLYPFMTSGVGIRSWGENFQRKQVKLQCEKRKSLFNNFNMQFDTRKVHNIYGQMRDENSKEFVSDEAECTSNVQAVGGEINLAQTDGCSESTLTIMHRQSDDRVTVASETHLYRLVSVVEHFGRAGSGHYTVYRSVSSDLHKFVPDDQSEPASARWFCISDSDVQCVSEEEVLAAEASLLFYEKIVQG; the protein is encoded by the exons ATGAGAATCGAAGGAGGCGTAAGCCTTAATACAATACTAAGATGTTTCAGACATGGGTTTAGGACTTTGTCACATGTCAACTGGGTTTCAGCTTCTGGGTTTCAAGTTGCTGCTCTCTTGGGTGTTGTTGGTTTGATCTTGGCTATAAGAGACGGTAAAGCGGGCGATTTGAGTAGCTTATTTTCCGAGAGAACGAGTCGTACGGAGAAGTTGCGGTTGGTTCCCGGGTTGCAAAATCTTGGCAATAATTGTTTTCTCAATGTAATTTTGCAG GCTCTGGCTAGCTGTTTATACTTCCAACCTTTTCTTCAAAAGGTTATAGAAGAATGTGAATTATTGGAGGATGAGGGACAAGTTGCAATTTTGCCGCTTACAGCTTCTTTGGCTACTTTATTAGAAG AATTATGTGAAGTTGGTGGAGGAAGAGTTGTTTTGAGTCCACGTAAACTGATGATGGCCATGGCTCATTATATCCCAAATTTTAACCTGACAACTCAGCAG GATGCAGCAGAagcttttctttatcttttgtcCTCTCTAAGAGAAGAGTTTTCAGATTGTTATCTTCCAAATCAATGTTCTTTAGTTGATGTTTCTGCTTCCAGTCGTAGGATTCTCATCCCAAAGTTGAGGGAGGATTGGTCTGAGCAGGAAAGATGGCAGCAGCACTTCCTTGGACCTTTTGATGGAATTCTTGGTAGCATATTAACTTGTCAAAGCTGTTCATCTCAG ATCTCATTGAGTTTTGAATCTTTTCATAGCTTGCCTCTGTCACCGGTGTTTGCTAATGGGGCCACCATT ATGGTAGGATGTACTTTGGAGGATTGCCTGAAGCAGTTCATCATTGCTGAACACATCGAGAATTATCACTGCAGCCACTGTTGGCATGTGGCTGGAATAAAGTATTTGTCCTCTATAGAGGCAAATGAG ACTGAGATTGAAAAACTTCGGAGATGTAGTGAGCAAGAAAACTGTGACTGTCGAAGAGTTCTTCATCTAGCAACACTACCATGGTCAAACAAGTTTTCGTATACGCTAAAGCAATTAAGCATTGCTCGTAGTCCAAAG ATTCTATGCATTCACCTAAAGCGTGTgtcaataaatatgtttggagAACCAGTCAAACTTCAG GGTCATATTTCTTTTCCCTTGATCTTGGACCTGTACCCATTCATGACAAGTGGGGTGGGAATAAGGAGCTGGGGagaaaattttcaaagaaagcaAGTGAAGCTACAATGTGAAAAACGAAAATCTCTTTTCAATAATTTCAATATGCAATTTGATACAAGAAAGGTTCATAATATTTATGGGCAAATGAGAGACGAAAACTCAAAAGAATTTGTTTCCGATGAAGCTGAATGCACTTCAAATGTACAAGCTGTTGGAGGAGAAATCAATTTGGCTCAAACTGATGGATGCTCAGAATCCACGCTTACAATCATGCATAGGCAGTCTGATGACAGG GTGACAGTCGCTTCAGAAACTCATTTGTATCGACTTGTTTCTGTTGTGGAGCACTTTGGAAGAGCCGGTAGTGGGCATTATACTGTTTACAGAAGTGTGAGCTCTGATTTACACAAGTTCGTTCCCGATGATCAATCTGAGCCTGCCTCGGCACGTTGGTTTTGTATTTCAGATTCTGATGTGCAGTGTGTCTCTGAAGAGGAAGTTCTTGCTGCCGAGGCTAGCTTGCTCTTCTATGAAAAAATTGTCCAAGGCTAG
- the LOC122303500 gene encoding ubiquitin carboxyl-terminal hydrolase 27 isoform X2: MRIEGGVSLNTILRCFRHGFRTLSHVNWVSASGFQVAALLGVVGLILAIRDGKAGDLSSLFSERTSRTEKLRLVPGLQNLGNNCFLNVILQALASCLYFQPFLQKVIEECELLEDEGQVAILPLTASLATLLEELCEVGGGRVVLSPRKLMMAMAHYIPNFNLTTQQDAAEAFLYLLSSLREEFSDCYLPNQCSLVDVSASSRRILIPKLREDWSEQERWQQHFLGPFDGILGSILTCQSCSSQISLSFESFHSLPLSPVFANGATIMVGCTLEDCLKQFIIAEHIENYHCSHCWHVAGIKYLSSIEANETEIEKLRRCSEQENCDCRRVLHLATLPWSNKFSYTLKQLSIARSPKGHISFPLILDLYPFMTSGVGIRSWGENFQRKQVKLQCEKRKSLFNNFNMQFDTRKVHNIYGQMRDENSKEFVSDEAECTSNVQAVGGEINLAQTDGCSESTLTIMHRQSDDRVTVASETHLYRLVSVVEHFGRAGSGHYTVYRSVSSDLHKFVPDDQSEPASARWFCISDSDVQCVSEEEVLAAEASLLFYEKIVQG, from the exons ATGAGAATCGAAGGAGGCGTAAGCCTTAATACAATACTAAGATGTTTCAGACATGGGTTTAGGACTTTGTCACATGTCAACTGGGTTTCAGCTTCTGGGTTTCAAGTTGCTGCTCTCTTGGGTGTTGTTGGTTTGATCTTGGCTATAAGAGACGGTAAAGCGGGCGATTTGAGTAGCTTATTTTCCGAGAGAACGAGTCGTACGGAGAAGTTGCGGTTGGTTCCCGGGTTGCAAAATCTTGGCAATAATTGTTTTCTCAATGTAATTTTGCAG GCTCTGGCTAGCTGTTTATACTTCCAACCTTTTCTTCAAAAGGTTATAGAAGAATGTGAATTATTGGAGGATGAGGGACAAGTTGCAATTTTGCCGCTTACAGCTTCTTTGGCTACTTTATTAGAAG AATTATGTGAAGTTGGTGGAGGAAGAGTTGTTTTGAGTCCACGTAAACTGATGATGGCCATGGCTCATTATATCCCAAATTTTAACCTGACAACTCAGCAG GATGCAGCAGAagcttttctttatcttttgtcCTCTCTAAGAGAAGAGTTTTCAGATTGTTATCTTCCAAATCAATGTTCTTTAGTTGATGTTTCTGCTTCCAGTCGTAGGATTCTCATCCCAAAGTTGAGGGAGGATTGGTCTGAGCAGGAAAGATGGCAGCAGCACTTCCTTGGACCTTTTGATGGAATTCTTGGTAGCATATTAACTTGTCAAAGCTGTTCATCTCAG ATCTCATTGAGTTTTGAATCTTTTCATAGCTTGCCTCTGTCACCGGTGTTTGCTAATGGGGCCACCATT ATGGTAGGATGTACTTTGGAGGATTGCCTGAAGCAGTTCATCATTGCTGAACACATCGAGAATTATCACTGCAGCCACTGTTGGCATGTGGCTGGAATAAAGTATTTGTCCTCTATAGAGGCAAATGAG ACTGAGATTGAAAAACTTCGGAGATGTAGTGAGCAAGAAAACTGTGACTGTCGAAGAGTTCTTCATCTAGCAACACTACCATGGTCAAACAAGTTTTCGTATACGCTAAAGCAATTAAGCATTGCTCGTAGTCCAAAG GGTCATATTTCTTTTCCCTTGATCTTGGACCTGTACCCATTCATGACAAGTGGGGTGGGAATAAGGAGCTGGGGagaaaattttcaaagaaagcaAGTGAAGCTACAATGTGAAAAACGAAAATCTCTTTTCAATAATTTCAATATGCAATTTGATACAAGAAAGGTTCATAATATTTATGGGCAAATGAGAGACGAAAACTCAAAAGAATTTGTTTCCGATGAAGCTGAATGCACTTCAAATGTACAAGCTGTTGGAGGAGAAATCAATTTGGCTCAAACTGATGGATGCTCAGAATCCACGCTTACAATCATGCATAGGCAGTCTGATGACAGG GTGACAGTCGCTTCAGAAACTCATTTGTATCGACTTGTTTCTGTTGTGGAGCACTTTGGAAGAGCCGGTAGTGGGCATTATACTGTTTACAGAAGTGTGAGCTCTGATTTACACAAGTTCGTTCCCGATGATCAATCTGAGCCTGCCTCGGCACGTTGGTTTTGTATTTCAGATTCTGATGTGCAGTGTGTCTCTGAAGAGGAAGTTCTTGCTGCCGAGGCTAGCTTGCTCTTCTATGAAAAAATTGTCCAAGGCTAG